A portion of the Burkholderia sp. GAS332 genome contains these proteins:
- a CDS encoding DNA-binding transcriptional regulator, PadR family, whose amino-acid sequence MRHQHRFSRSRGADDGFFAGHDRPSLHALWHAFARHYTFGGERGGEARGEGFDRRRGGRGDRDEFHGDERGRGGRHEFHDDERGRGARHEFRGDGRGRDGGRHEFQGDERGYGHHGGRGERGERDDRGGFGYGHDRFSLHALWHAIGRHHEHRGGGRGGRFGGGPGGFGGDGDGFPRGRKFSSDDLQLLLLSMIEAQPSHGYELIKALETRSNGFYSPSPGMVYPALTYLEELGYVTVQLEGNRKRYELSETGREYLGANRDRVELMLAKLTHIARKMDSVRRAFAGEEPADISEGGWLPELSEARRALKHALLRRDNVPADEQRRIAAILMRATKEIEGEGNPGSDEGGGEFTA is encoded by the coding sequence ATGCGTCATCAACATCGTTTTTCCCGTTCGCGTGGCGCGGACGACGGTTTCTTCGCCGGGCATGACCGCCCGTCTTTGCATGCGCTTTGGCATGCGTTCGCCCGTCACTACACGTTCGGCGGCGAACGCGGTGGTGAAGCACGCGGTGAAGGCTTCGACCGCCGTCGCGGCGGGCGTGGCGACCGGGACGAGTTTCACGGCGACGAGCGTGGCCGTGGCGGCCGGCACGAGTTTCACGACGACGAGCGTGGCCGCGGCGCCCGACACGAGTTCCGCGGCGACGGACGCGGCCGTGATGGCGGCCGACATGAGTTCCAAGGCGACGAGCGCGGCTATGGCCACCATGGCGGGCGCGGTGAACGCGGTGAACGCGACGACCGCGGCGGATTCGGCTACGGCCACGACCGCTTCTCCCTGCACGCACTGTGGCACGCGATCGGCCGCCATCACGAGCATCGCGGCGGCGGCCGTGGTGGGCGTTTCGGCGGCGGCCCGGGCGGCTTCGGTGGCGACGGCGACGGTTTTCCGCGCGGCCGCAAATTCAGCTCCGACGATCTGCAATTGCTGCTGCTTTCGATGATCGAAGCGCAGCCGAGCCACGGCTACGAACTGATCAAGGCACTCGAAACGCGCTCGAACGGCTTCTATAGCCCGAGTCCCGGCATGGTCTATCCGGCGCTCACCTATCTGGAAGAACTCGGCTACGTGACGGTGCAACTCGAAGGCAACCGTAAGCGTTACGAACTGTCGGAAACGGGCCGCGAGTACCTAGGCGCCAACCGCGACCGCGTCGAATTGATGCTCGCCAAACTCACGCATATCGCCCGAAAAATGGATTCCGTGCGCCGCGCGTTTGCCGGTGAAGAGCCGGCTGACATCAGCGAAGGCGGCTGGCTGCCCGAACTGAGCGAAGCGCGCCGCGCGCTGAAACATGCGCTCCTGCGTCGTGACAACGTCCCCGCAGACGAACAGCGCCGCATCGCCGCGATCCTGATGCGCGCGACGAAGGAAATCGAAGGCGAAGGCAATCCCGGCAGCGACGAAGGCGGCGGCGAATTCACCGCCTGA
- a CDS encoding EAL and modified HD-GYP domain-containing signal transduction protein translates to MNSVSIEAVAPGDADVFVARQPVMDRAGRLVAYELLFRDGPAGGARIGDELRCTSAVTERAVGSIGLERLAGSKACFLNCPPDFLFSDYPYVLPASRFVLEIPESVELTSSLSRRCSELRGAGFQIALDDVKSMTDEIRWFLPAVDIVKIDWPFVERAALPGLVSQFKRAGKVVLAEKIDSPEDAELARQLGCDLLQGFYFAKPQILSGKRAMPPVKAILHVFELVGSDAPLGTIAQALRETPMLVAQLLRLANTSEQPNGKTERISSLMQALSIAGSRRLLHWCGLLLYVDRDGLPAEDDPLVLLAQRRAHFMEEAIDAMPDGSRALAAAAHLTGMLSLLHVAYHMELRSFVEELPVADSIRVAILSGGGVLGELLSVAALLERGDVDAATVRLQGLADSPAGVRKIVECY, encoded by the coding sequence GTGAACAGCGTTTCAATTGAGGCCGTTGCACCGGGCGATGCCGACGTGTTTGTGGCACGTCAACCCGTCATGGATCGGGCGGGTCGCCTTGTCGCATACGAGCTTCTTTTCAGGGACGGCCCCGCCGGGGGCGCGCGGATCGGCGACGAACTGCGCTGTACGAGCGCGGTGACAGAACGCGCAGTGGGCTCGATCGGTCTCGAACGGCTGGCCGGGAGCAAGGCCTGCTTCCTGAACTGCCCACCTGATTTTCTGTTTTCGGACTACCCGTATGTGCTGCCGGCGTCACGTTTCGTTCTTGAGATTCCGGAGTCTGTCGAGCTGACATCGAGTCTTTCGCGCCGATGCAGTGAGTTGCGAGGGGCGGGCTTCCAGATTGCTCTGGACGACGTCAAGAGCATGACTGACGAGATCCGATGGTTTCTTCCTGCCGTCGACATCGTCAAGATCGACTGGCCGTTCGTGGAACGTGCGGCGTTACCAGGGCTGGTCAGTCAGTTCAAACGTGCGGGAAAGGTCGTGCTCGCCGAGAAAATCGATAGTCCAGAGGATGCGGAGCTTGCCCGGCAACTGGGTTGTGATCTGCTGCAGGGTTTTTATTTTGCCAAACCGCAGATTCTTTCAGGCAAGCGCGCGATGCCGCCAGTCAAGGCGATTCTTCACGTGTTCGAACTGGTTGGCAGCGATGCCCCGTTGGGTACGATTGCGCAGGCGTTGAGAGAGACGCCCATGCTGGTTGCCCAACTGTTACGGCTGGCCAACACCAGCGAGCAGCCTAACGGCAAAACGGAGCGCATTTCATCGCTCATGCAGGCACTCTCGATCGCCGGTAGTCGCAGACTTCTGCATTGGTGCGGACTGCTGCTTTACGTTGACCGGGACGGGCTTCCAGCCGAGGATGATCCACTTGTGCTGCTTGCGCAACGACGGGCACATTTCATGGAAGAGGCGATCGACGCGATGCCGGACGGATCGCGCGCGCTGGCGGCCGCTGCCCATCTGACGGGCATGCTGTCGCTACTCCATGTCGCGTATCACATGGAACTGCGCAGCTTCGTCGAGGAGCTACCCGTTGCTGATTCCATCCGGGTGGCCATCCTTAGCGGCGGCGGTGTACTCGGCGAATTGCTGTCGGTCGCGGCGCTGCTTGAACGGGGCGATGTGGACGCGGCGACGGTGAGACTTCAAGGGCTGGCGGATTCTCCCGCAGGGGTTCGGAAGATCGTCGAGTGCTACTGA
- a CDS encoding Uncharacterized conserved protein YbjT, contains NAD(P)-binding and DUF2867 domains, with protein sequence MYAITGVTGQVGGAAARALLEAGHAVRAVLRDKSKAAEWRERGAEVAVASFDDADALAAAFSGTAGVFVMVAPNFAPQPGYPNAHAAVAVLKEALIQARPERVAALSSIGGQRKSGLGLITQVHLLEEALADLPIPTAILRPAWFMENSLWDIAPARETGVMPSFLQPLGRAYPMIATADIGRVIAETLAQTWQGRRVIEIEGPRRYTQDEIAAMLGDVLGRSVKAQAVPRDQWEALFQSQGTGWPTPRIEMIDGFNSGWIDFEDGVNERVVGSTAYQTVLAELVERAG encoded by the coding sequence ATGTATGCAATTACGGGTGTGACAGGGCAGGTGGGTGGCGCGGCGGCGCGCGCCTTATTGGAGGCGGGGCATGCAGTGCGCGCCGTGTTACGCGACAAAAGCAAGGCAGCGGAGTGGCGGGAGCGGGGCGCCGAAGTGGCGGTCGCGTCCTTCGACGATGCGGACGCACTCGCCGCGGCGTTCAGCGGTACGGCGGGCGTCTTCGTGATGGTGGCGCCGAACTTCGCGCCGCAGCCGGGCTATCCGAACGCGCACGCCGCGGTGGCGGTGCTGAAAGAGGCGCTGATTCAGGCACGGCCTGAGCGCGTCGCGGCGCTGTCGTCGATCGGCGGCCAGCGCAAGTCGGGTCTGGGTCTCATCACGCAGGTGCATCTTCTCGAAGAAGCGCTCGCGGATCTGCCCATTCCGACGGCGATTTTGCGGCCCGCGTGGTTCATGGAGAACTCGCTGTGGGATATCGCACCGGCGCGCGAAACGGGCGTGATGCCGAGCTTCCTGCAACCGCTCGGCCGTGCGTATCCGATGATCGCGACTGCGGATATCGGCCGGGTGATCGCCGAAACGCTTGCTCAGACGTGGCAGGGTCGCCGCGTGATCGAGATCGAAGGGCCGCGGCGCTATACGCAAGATGAAATCGCCGCGATGCTTGGCGACGTGCTCGGGCGCTCGGTGAAGGCTCAAGCGGTGCCGCGCGATCAGTGGGAAGCGCTGTTCCAGTCGCAAGGCACGGGCTGGCCTACGCCGCGCATCGAGATGATCGACGGCTTCAATTCAGGGTGGATCGATTTCGAAGATGGCGTGAACGAGCGGGTGGTTGGCAGCACCGCTTATCAGACGGTGCTGGCTGAATTGGTCGAGCGGGCGGGTTGA
- a CDS encoding DNA-binding transcriptional regulator, CsgD family produces the protein MENATFRRALDALRHVADPTPPWKDILTEARDVVGADACTLVMFDRMHNLLLMEHVGIDAATERDYKEHYYKEDILAAAALDSPVGLWWDTVDLVGPAPMRKHPFYADFMHEHRMAQISTFIVLAQPGRRAAISFERSSLSATQSAATDSSQRQRFMATLVAAVAQREDAARVQFDVVESAFEQTGDAHLLVGASGTILRCSTRAYEILRRERLISVSEMRLVHASQAVMAGLTSALGRALQVPTGVSYAVPLTWGRALRYEIVPAGPSLRISHEPVMLVRLREISAFRTPAEQDLAAFFSLTAAEARVLHSLVAGHSPAEVAAAGGVAERTIRNQLASMMRKMSCSRQAELVRLGTLLL, from the coding sequence ATGGAAAATGCCACATTCCGTCGTGCGTTAGACGCGCTTAGGCACGTCGCGGATCCGACTCCGCCCTGGAAGGACATTCTGACCGAAGCGCGCGATGTGGTCGGCGCCGATGCCTGCACGTTGGTGATGTTCGACCGGATGCACAACCTGTTGCTGATGGAGCACGTTGGTATCGATGCCGCGACCGAGAGGGACTATAAAGAGCACTACTACAAAGAGGACATTCTTGCCGCGGCTGCGCTGGATAGTCCCGTGGGACTGTGGTGGGACACGGTCGATCTGGTGGGACCGGCGCCCATGCGCAAGCACCCGTTCTACGCGGACTTCATGCACGAGCATCGAATGGCGCAAATCTCCACATTTATCGTACTGGCACAACCCGGGCGACGCGCCGCCATTAGTTTCGAACGATCATCGCTCAGCGCGACGCAGTCGGCCGCGACAGACTCGAGCCAAAGGCAACGCTTCATGGCGACGCTCGTCGCCGCAGTGGCGCAACGCGAGGACGCGGCACGTGTGCAGTTCGACGTAGTCGAGAGCGCATTCGAGCAAACGGGCGACGCTCATCTGTTAGTCGGCGCTTCTGGAACGATTCTGCGGTGTTCAACACGCGCCTACGAGATCTTGAGGCGCGAACGGCTAATCAGCGTATCGGAAATGCGTCTTGTCCATGCTAGTCAAGCGGTGATGGCTGGGCTGACGAGCGCGCTCGGTCGAGCGTTGCAAGTGCCGACCGGTGTTTCGTACGCCGTTCCGCTGACATGGGGGCGAGCGTTGCGGTACGAAATAGTACCCGCCGGCCCCTCGCTGCGAATCTCGCACGAACCCGTCATGCTGGTCAGGCTGCGCGAGATCAGTGCGTTTCGCACGCCGGCAGAACAAGATCTTGCTGCATTCTTTTCCCTGACGGCCGCCGAGGCTCGGGTGCTCCACAGTCTGGTGGCGGGGCACTCGCCGGCCGAAGTCGCGGCAGCTGGCGGTGTCGCTGAGCGAACGATCCGCAACCAGTTGGCGTCAATGATGCGAAAAATGTCATGCAGCCGCCAGGCGGAACTGGTCCGCCTGGGCACGCTGCTTCTCTAG
- a CDS encoding DNA-binding transcriptional regulator, CsgD family yields the protein MANVSIFRNAMEAVSHIADPTAPWDDVLLTAKAMIGADAATLLMFNERQDLLVLRQTGIDESAEREYTDYYYQYDSLAQAALQSPSGRWWDSVTLQATSETRRLPFYADYMPRHRMGQVLAYVITGDPERRAAVSFQRMSATSDAVEKISQGRTAVYLRALTQAIANRERAGALQFNSLEMILTGLGDAAFLAGPTGILYRCSARAYELLAKANMLSTYDRAVTHPRAEFGTAFRQALAKAAHQQQKIKFALPTNWGEGIRFDIVPAADALKLANEPILLVRMQACSVFSVPDVAQIKSFFSVTEAEARVLCALIQGHSPLEYAQLAGLAERTVRNHIASLMKKMCCSRQAELVRLGSLLS from the coding sequence ATGGCAAACGTTTCTATCTTTCGAAACGCCATGGAGGCGGTCAGCCATATCGCCGATCCGACTGCGCCGTGGGACGACGTCCTCCTCACCGCGAAAGCGATGATCGGTGCTGATGCGGCCACCTTGCTCATGTTCAACGAGCGGCAGGATTTGCTCGTACTTCGCCAGACCGGAATCGACGAGTCTGCAGAACGCGAATACACCGACTACTACTACCAGTACGATTCGTTGGCGCAAGCTGCGTTACAAAGTCCGTCGGGACGCTGGTGGGATAGCGTGACCTTGCAGGCAACCTCGGAAACCAGGCGACTTCCGTTCTACGCTGACTATATGCCGCGCCATCGCATGGGACAGGTGCTCGCGTATGTCATCACCGGCGATCCAGAACGGCGCGCCGCGGTGAGCTTCCAACGCATGAGCGCCACATCCGACGCGGTAGAAAAGATCTCCCAAGGAAGGACAGCGGTGTACCTGCGTGCACTGACACAGGCGATTGCCAATAGGGAGCGCGCGGGCGCGCTCCAATTCAACTCGCTAGAAATGATTCTTACCGGCTTGGGCGACGCGGCATTCCTCGCCGGACCCACCGGCATCCTGTACCGGTGCTCGGCGAGAGCGTACGAGCTGCTGGCCAAGGCCAACATGCTTTCGACCTACGACCGCGCCGTGACCCACCCACGCGCCGAATTCGGCACCGCTTTCCGTCAAGCGCTTGCCAAAGCCGCGCATCAGCAACAAAAAATAAAATTCGCACTTCCAACGAATTGGGGAGAAGGAATCCGTTTCGACATCGTGCCCGCTGCCGACGCGTTGAAGCTGGCCAATGAGCCCATTTTGCTCGTGAGAATGCAGGCGTGCAGTGTGTTCTCCGTTCCGGACGTGGCGCAGATCAAATCGTTCTTCTCCGTCACGGAAGCCGAAGCCAGAGTACTTTGCGCCCTCATCCAGGGACATTCGCCACTGGAGTACGCGCAGTTGGCCGGCCTCGCGGAGCGAACGGTCCGCAATCACATCGCTTCGCTGATGAAAAAAATGTGCTGTAGCCGCCAGGCCGAACTGGTCCGTCTCGGAAGCTTGTTGAGCTAG
- a CDS encoding Predicted kinase, with product MTSESRFLDGVGSCSAATLHMVCGKIASGKSTLTARLMNSQRMVLISEDVWIACLYPGEIHTLADYVRYAGRLKTLLTEHIQSLLSAGISVVLDFPFNTTNTRAWGHALFQAAGCEHQLHYLDVSDEICKSRLRARNASGEHPFQTSETEYELITRYFVPPAPSEGFNIMVYDETGNLRCRSAHDIGLSS from the coding sequence ATGACGAGTGAGAGCAGGTTTCTTGACGGTGTTGGATCTTGTAGCGCAGCCACTCTCCATATGGTCTGCGGCAAAATTGCCTCGGGCAAGTCCACGCTAACGGCTCGCCTGATGAATTCTCAGCGGATGGTCCTGATCAGCGAAGACGTATGGATCGCGTGTCTCTATCCGGGTGAAATTCATACACTGGCAGACTATGTGCGCTACGCGGGGCGCCTCAAGACGCTCCTCACCGAGCACATTCAATCGCTCCTCTCGGCAGGGATATCAGTGGTACTCGACTTCCCATTTAACACGACTAACACTCGTGCATGGGGGCACGCTTTATTTCAGGCCGCCGGCTGCGAACATCAGCTTCACTATCTGGATGTGAGCGACGAGATTTGCAAATCCAGGCTAAGGGCGAGAAACGCGTCAGGAGAACATCCATTCCAGACATCCGAAACCGAGTACGAGCTGATCACCCGCTATTTCGTCCCGCCTGCGCCAAGCGAAGGATTCAACATCATGGTGTACGACGAGACAGGGAATCTCCGCTGCCGGAGCGCGCACGACATTGGATTGTCCAGCTAG
- a CDS encoding vanillate O-demethylase ferredoxin subunit: MKALITHKLNVATDICMFELASPGGEALPPFSAGAHIDVHVDGHVRQYSLCNSPAETGLYRIGVLRDPNSRGGSIAMHEIPCGSTLEISTPKNHFPLVEDAAHSILLAGGIGITPILCMAEHLIRTGQSFELHYCAREPERAAFRERFTAPDLKARAYLYFDTAAPSERIDLPTVLTRPTTDTHVYVCGPAGFIEAVLATTSKAGWPATHVHREYFGAAPQAAGADCTFQVRLASSGSVVDVPPGITVVEALRNCGVEVPVSCEQGVCGTCLTRVLSGEPDHRDLYLTDEERVANDQFLPCCSRAKTPLLVLDL, from the coding sequence ATGAAAGCCCTCATTACCCACAAGCTCAACGTTGCTACCGATATCTGCATGTTCGAGTTGGCCTCGCCAGGCGGCGAAGCGCTGCCGCCGTTTTCGGCGGGTGCGCATATCGACGTGCATGTCGATGGCCACGTCCGGCAGTATTCGCTGTGCAACAGCCCGGCTGAAACCGGCCTGTACCGCATCGGCGTGTTGCGCGATCCCAATTCGCGCGGCGGCTCGATCGCCATGCATGAAATCCCCTGTGGTTCGACGCTTGAGATCAGTACACCGAAGAACCATTTTCCGCTTGTGGAAGATGCGGCGCACTCCATCCTGCTAGCAGGCGGCATCGGCATCACGCCGATTCTGTGCATGGCGGAACACCTGATCCGCACCGGTCAATCGTTCGAACTCCATTACTGCGCGCGCGAACCTGAGCGCGCCGCTTTCCGCGAACGCTTTACCGCACCGGACCTCAAAGCGCGCGCATACCTCTATTTCGACACCGCCGCGCCCAGCGAACGGATCGACCTGCCAACCGTCCTCACACGCCCCACTACCGATACCCACGTCTACGTCTGCGGTCCGGCAGGCTTCATCGAGGCCGTATTGGCAACCACATCGAAAGCTGGCTGGCCCGCCACTCACGTCCACCGCGAATACTTCGGCGCCGCCCCCCAAGCCGCTGGCGCGGACTGCACGTTCCAGGTCAGGCTAGCCAGTTCCGGCAGTGTGGTCGACGTGCCGCCCGGCATCACGGTCGTCGAGGCGCTACGCAACTGTGGCGTCGAAGTCCCGGTGTCGTGCGAGCAAGGCGTGTGCGGCACCTGTCTCACACGCGTGCTGTCCGGTGAACCGGACCATCGCGATCTGTACCTGACCGACGAGGAACGCGTCGCCAACGATCAGTTTCTGCCTTGCTGCTCACGCGCAAAGACGCCGCTGCTGGTTCTCGATCTTTGA
- a CDS encoding vanillate O-demethylase monooxygenase subunit, producing the protein MFLKNAWYVACTPDEIADKPLGRQICGERIVFYRAGDGTVAALEDFCPHRGAPLSLGTVRDGHLVCGYHGLTMGANGKCVSMPCQRVGGIPAIRNFPVVERYGFVWVWTGDKEKADPAAIHHLEWADNPAWAYGGGLYHIQCDYRLMIDNLMDLTHETYVHASSIGQPEIEEAPPVTKVDGDTVITSRFMENIMPPPFWAAALRGNGLADNVPCDRWQICHFTPPSHVMIEVGVAHAGKGGYHAEPQHKAASIVVDFITPETETSIWYFWGMARNFAADDKALTDTIREGQGRIFSEDLGMLEAQQRNLLTWPDRPILKLNIDAGGVQSRRVLDRLIQQQHELTVAN; encoded by the coding sequence ATGTTTTTGAAGAATGCCTGGTATGTCGCCTGTACCCCGGATGAGATCGCAGACAAACCGCTCGGCAGGCAAATCTGCGGCGAACGCATTGTGTTTTATCGCGCCGGCGACGGTACCGTCGCAGCGCTGGAAGATTTCTGCCCGCATCGCGGCGCGCCGTTGTCGCTCGGCACTGTGCGCGACGGTCACCTGGTCTGCGGCTACCACGGTCTGACGATGGGTGCGAACGGCAAGTGCGTCAGCATGCCGTGTCAGCGTGTGGGCGGCATTCCGGCGATTCGCAACTTTCCGGTGGTCGAACGTTACGGCTTTGTCTGGGTATGGACCGGGGACAAGGAAAAGGCCGATCCTGCCGCGATTCACCACCTCGAATGGGCTGACAATCCGGCTTGGGCCTACGGCGGCGGGCTGTATCACATCCAGTGTGACTACCGCCTGATGATCGATAACCTGATGGACCTCACGCACGAGACCTACGTGCACGCGAGCAGCATCGGCCAGCCGGAGATCGAGGAAGCGCCGCCCGTGACCAAAGTCGACGGCGACACCGTCATCACGAGCCGCTTCATGGAAAACATCATGCCGCCGCCGTTCTGGGCGGCTGCCCTGCGTGGCAACGGTCTGGCGGATAATGTCCCGTGCGACCGATGGCAAATCTGCCACTTCACGCCGCCGAGCCACGTCATGATCGAGGTGGGCGTCGCGCATGCCGGCAAAGGCGGCTATCACGCCGAACCGCAGCATAAGGCGGCAAGCATCGTGGTCGACTTCATCACGCCCGAAACCGAAACGTCGATCTGGTATTTCTGGGGCATGGCGCGCAATTTCGCAGCCGACGACAAGGCGCTGACCGACACGATCCGTGAAGGCCAAGGGCGAATTTTCTCCGAAGACCTCGGCATGCTCGAAGCGCAACAGCGCAACCTGCTGACCTGGCCGGACCGTCCGATCCTCAAACTCAATATCGATGCAGGCGGCGTCCAATCGCGCCGTGTGCTCGACCGGCTGATCCAGCAGCAACACGAACTAACGGTCGCGAACTAA
- a CDS encoding transcriptional regulator, GntR family, whose protein sequence is MSDSENLAVDGKTSSPASQTVRALLGLRELILGGELSAGDRISELWVVERLGVSRTPVRAGLIRLQEEGLLEPIPSGGFAVRSFSETEIRDSIEMRGTLEGLAARLAAERGITHSMFRDLHECIDEIDQLLVGELTEESFSGYVDANARFHRLLSAAADSSVVERQIERVATLPFASASAFAVVQSLDPRARETLVVAQAQHRAVLEAIENREGARAEALMREHSKIAHQNLKRVLENQRAMTKLIGGNLIRRNAR, encoded by the coding sequence ATGTCAGACAGTGAAAATCTAGCGGTCGACGGCAAAACCTCCTCCCCCGCCTCGCAGACGGTCCGCGCGTTGCTTGGACTGCGCGAACTGATCCTCGGCGGCGAGCTGAGCGCGGGCGACCGGATTTCCGAGTTATGGGTTGTCGAACGGCTTGGCGTGTCGCGCACGCCGGTGCGGGCCGGCTTGATCCGCTTGCAGGAGGAAGGCCTGCTCGAGCCGATTCCGTCGGGCGGCTTTGCGGTGCGCTCGTTCAGCGAAACCGAAATCCGCGATTCGATCGAAATGCGCGGCACGCTCGAAGGCCTGGCCGCACGGCTCGCCGCTGAACGCGGCATCACGCATTCGATGTTCCGCGATCTGCACGAATGCATCGACGAAATCGACCAGTTGCTGGTCGGCGAACTGACAGAAGAGAGTTTCTCGGGCTACGTCGATGCGAATGCCCGTTTTCACCGACTGCTCTCAGCCGCTGCCGACAGTAGCGTCGTCGAGCGGCAGATCGAGAGGGTCGCGACTTTGCCGTTTGCATCCGCCAGCGCGTTCGCCGTGGTGCAGTCGCTGGACCCGCGCGCGCGAGAGACGTTGGTGGTGGCGCAGGCACAGCATCGCGCGGTGCTCGAGGCCATCGAGAACCGCGAAGGCGCCCGCGCCGAAGCGCTGATGCGCGAGCACTCGAAGATCGCGCATCAGAACCTGAAACGCGTGCTGGAAAACCAGCGGGCCATGACGAAGCTAATCGGCGGCAACCTGATCCGCCGCAACGCCCGCTAA
- a CDS encoding Sugar phosphate permease, giving the protein MNKNATQHDSRYERTTLVLLSIGFGLVGLDRWIIAPLFPHMMKDLGLSYQQLGSLIGILSLAWGVCSIAMGRLSDKIGRRKIMIAAMIMFSLLSSFSGFAGGFLSLLLIRSVMGVAEGAFTPTSVAAVGEASHPSRRGFNQGLQLSMFALLGLGFAPIIATQLLRVVPSWHWVFAVSAIPGLIVAALIALLLRDQPRNELVNLAAFGSPGQPRWSELFKSRNVVLAMLATLCAMAGIFVIGAMVPNYLVDYLHLDTEHMGFVVSAIGFGGFLGEFGLAGISDFVGRRPTTVIAFVGAAISLYVFARIGANPVTLFIVLFIVSFFALGLLGLLTGPIATEAAPLGLVASAIGITSGTGEIFGGGIAPAAAGFIAQHYGIQFTLQFALIGLVCGAFVSLALIETPPRRRAKGTAAVLAQ; this is encoded by the coding sequence GTGAATAAGAACGCCACTCAGCATGACAGCCGATACGAGCGCACGACGCTCGTGCTGCTTTCAATTGGATTCGGACTGGTCGGGCTCGACCGCTGGATCATCGCTCCGCTGTTTCCGCACATGATGAAAGACCTCGGGCTGTCGTATCAGCAACTGGGGTCGCTGATCGGCATTCTCAGTCTCGCGTGGGGCGTGTGCTCCATTGCGATGGGGCGCCTTTCCGACAAGATCGGCCGTCGCAAGATCATGATTGCAGCGATGATCATGTTCTCGCTGCTGTCGAGTTTCTCCGGATTTGCGGGCGGCTTTCTGAGCCTCCTGCTCATTCGCTCGGTGATGGGGGTGGCCGAAGGTGCCTTTACGCCGACCAGCGTCGCGGCGGTGGGTGAGGCTTCGCATCCGTCGCGGCGCGGTTTCAATCAGGGCCTGCAGTTGAGTATGTTCGCGCTGCTGGGTCTGGGTTTCGCGCCCATCATCGCCACCCAGTTGCTGCGCGTGGTCCCGTCATGGCACTGGGTGTTCGCGGTGTCCGCGATTCCCGGGTTGATCGTCGCGGCGTTGATCGCATTGTTGTTGCGCGATCAGCCGCGCAACGAACTGGTGAATCTGGCGGCCTTCGGTTCGCCGGGTCAGCCGCGTTGGAGCGAACTGTTCAAGAGCCGCAACGTCGTGCTGGCGATGCTTGCCACGCTGTGCGCGATGGCCGGCATCTTTGTGATCGGCGCGATGGTGCCTAACTACCTCGTCGATTATCTTCACCTCGATACCGAGCATATGGGCTTCGTCGTCTCGGCGATTGGCTTCGGCGGCTTCCTCGGCGAATTCGGGCTGGCCGGCATTTCGGACTTCGTGGGCCGTCGCCCGACCACCGTGATCGCTTTCGTCGGCGCGGCAATTTCCCTCTACGTGTTCGCCCGCATCGGCGCCAACCCAGTGACGTTGTTCATCGTGCTGTTCATCGTCTCGTTTTTCGCGCTTGGCTTGCTGGGCCTGCTCACCGGCCCGATCGCCACCGAGGCGGCGCCGCTGGGCCTGGTGGCGTCGGCCATCGGCATCACGTCGGGCACCGGCGAAATCTTCGGCGGCGGCATCGCGCCTGCTGCAGCGGGTTTCATTGCACAGCACTATGGCATCCAGTTCACGTTGCAGTTCGCCTTGATCGGGCTGGTATGCGGTGCATTCGTCTCGCTTGCGCTGATTGAGACCCCTCCCCGCCGACGCGCGAAAGGTACCGCAGCTGTACTCGCCCAGTAG